AAGAACATGTGCAAAAGCTAGTGAGGGCTCAAGATACTTGGATTGGCAACCCACAATATGGGCAGTTATGGTGCCGAAAGTGGGTAGTTCCACACCACAATTCGGGGCAAAAACTTGGGTGAAGTCCTCTTCAGATGGTTTACAGTTCACGGTGTTGTTGCTAGTGCAGTTTCCCTTGCACAACTCAGCATATTGCAGGGCAATGCACCCGAGTCCAGGACTGTCATTAAGTTTTGGAAGTTTATGAGCTGTTCGATTGTTGTTGATTATCTCAACAAGGTCATTTGCAGGGTTTCCTGAGGGGACAAACCGCACACAATGTCATAAAATGCACAATCACTATCTTCAAAACACGATATACTCTTAACAAACAAGTGCTCCAAAATGATGACCACGTTTTATAAGTTATCCAATTACATTGATTTGATAGTTCAGGAATCATATGCCGGATGGGACAAAGCCACCAACTATGCCACTCTTTCCAACTCTCACCAAGAAGTCGTACAAGTTAATACATTCCGTTCAACTTCAAACTTCAGATTGTAAAGGCAAAGGGCAACGTGATGCTATGGTTCCCAGTGTAAGAAGCAAGGTATGAAACATCACAATAACCAACTGGTGTTCATCAAACGTAGAGGCCGGAATGTTATGTTAATAAATGTGGAAAGGAAATCACAAAGAGTACCCTGATGAACAACGCTAAGACTGAGGCAGATGAATTGGTTTTGACATTGCGGGTTTTGGATGGATTAATGTTTATGCAAATACTCATCGAGGTAAGCTCCTTAAAAATTCAACTATAATTAGCCCTGCATCGATGGCCAAAGTGCACCAAACACTCTAATAATTACTATAATGTTACAATTCAACCGCTTTACTTTCCTGACGTGGGATTCAcactctcaacacgccccctcgCGTGCAGTTACTCACGCCAAATACGCTGACAATACTTCTCAGACACAATAGTAAAAGTACTGATTAAAAATGTGTTCATCTCTACGACCACCGTTTGAGGTAACTAGTCAACCCTAGCTAGGAAATTTCAGCACAGTTCCTACTTCCTAGCTGTAAAACGTAAAAGCTCAAACGAATTATAATTTTAGAGGAAAGATAAAAAAGAATCTGCAAGCTGAGATTATATAGTAATAGTACCGTGGATTTTGGAGCAAACAAGAGATGCTAGTAGTAGATGACTGAAGATTATGAGGCACCCCCAGCAACAAAGCTGCTTCTTCACCATAATCTCACTTGTgagaaaaatttgggttttgctcTACCAAGAAATAAACTagggaaaagaagagagagagaaaggaaagtaGGGAATAATATGAAAAGGGTATTGAttattttttcatgaaaaatacgGGAGAGATGTGTTTGGCTAGTGGGAAAATGCGAGTGAGAAAGCAGAGAGATTTTCCAGGAGGAGGATAGGGAAAAAAGTGTGGGGGAGGAAAGTGTTTGAATACTGATGAAGAGTTGCAGAGTTCACGGACAAAAAGATGGGTGGTGGTGGACCCTTGTAGCCGTTGTAGGTTCTGTGGGTGGATTTCTTTTGGTTTAGAAAATGCAGAGGATTTGAAAAGATTGGATGTGGGCAAGTCACATTTTACCACATAAGTTGAGTGCTTGTATGATGATGTGAACTCGAACTCTCTtggtaattaatttaatatctaatttaacaaaatatatcgtttgaaaaaagaaaaattggaattgGGTGATGGATTAACGAAGGGGACaatgattgtctgccctccttgttcTCGTGCCCTCCTATGccttcctgtttgtgtggtcacggttaagccacgtcaacattttatagtactattcatttttgtcttattatctctataaaaaaaatgatataaaatgttgacgtggcttaaccgtgaccacacaaaacatgaGGGCACATaaacaaggagggcagacaatccttgtcctaacGAAGGGGAGAGAAGGTTTTT
This is a stretch of genomic DNA from Malus domestica chromosome 02, GDT2T_hap1. It encodes these proteins:
- the LOC103406763 gene encoding uncharacterized protein, translated to MVKKQLCCWGCLIIFSHLLLASLVCSKIHGNPANDLVEIINNNRTAHKLPKLNDSPGLGCIALQYAELCKGNCTSNNTVNCKPSEEDFTQVFAPNCGVELPTFGTITAHIVGCQSKYLEPSLAFAHVLVRDNKALSILRNKSHTEVGVGMVRVHKGPFFWSVLFSTGKTNSTFVLENRGEGIHQKKGCYSGSSLPCSAGQGNGSSLLSNVTIIAFLCAVYLSQQLNVNL